CAGGGTCAAGCCATCGATCCTCACAAAGTCCAGGAACATTTTGAGGTATCCATTTTCTATCCCTCTCATGTCTGTTCTCTTCATTCTTCAGTATTTTGTTTCCTGATAAAgccaaattttgttttttttttatctttctccGATTATCAACCTGGATGTGTTGTTATTGATGGTCGATGTTTTAATTTCATTGTAGGATcttgtttttagggttttactatGGATGTAAAGAAGATGGTTTTGGTTGAACGTTTTTTTATTGAATACGAAGCTTGTTACTAGATACTCTCtctttccccatttttttttttcctcttccgTTTCTTTTATCCATCTATCGTATTCTTAGGGTTGGAACTTCTTGCCGGGTTATAGGTTTTTTAGGTTACTCCGCCTAATTCAAGCTTGAGTATTGCTGCTTTTCTCCCACTTTCTGTCTTTCGTCGACTTGTTTTGTTGGATATGGTTATTAGTTCTTGGAACTTCTCAACTAGTTCTTTCATTATATCCTCCCTCCCTCTTTTAACCTTGATAGATTTCATTATGTTGAgggggtggaccttggtgcaacacTAAGGTTGCTCCATTTCTGGGTGGtttcgagtctctggaaacagcctcttcatgaagtgggggtaaggctgcgtacattatgaccttccccagaccccgcagtggcgggagccttgtgcgaTAATGTAGACTTCATTATATGCTGTGATATATGAAAAGGATGATTGATCCGAGATGGAAACACTTGATTTTCTTTGGATGTAGACCAGAGGTGTCGTTATTCCCCTTTTGTGAAACCCCTCACTCCCTatcatttttctccttttattatGTGCTCTGATACAAGATTTTTAATGtatatgttttctttctgtttGGTTGATAGTCCTatctgtttttgtttgtgtCTAGTCGATGATTCATACAGTCGTAGACACTATGATGTAGTGAATTATTGGCTCATTATGCCTTATGTTTGTTGTATTGCTGATGTTCATGCTCTTTCAACATGCAACATGGGAAACCTGTCATTCTATTGGAGCTGCAGAATTTTTATGAAGATCTATTTGAGGAGTTGAACAAATATGGAGAGATTGAAAGCTTGAATATTTGTGACAATCTGGCTGATCACATGGTAACTAACCAGGAACTGTAAAATCATGGTGTACTGTTCTCTtgaattattctttttttttaattatttatttatgccAAACTCACTTAATCTTTGATGGGCAGGTGGGTAATGTATATGTTCAGTTTAGAGAGGAAGACCATGCTGCAAATGCCGTGAAGAACCTTAATGGAAGATTCTATGCAGGTTAGGTGTTTTAGTGTTGTTATTACAGAAGTTGGTGTTATTCTTAAGCTGGTAACTGAGATTAAATCAATAATCCAGGACGTCCAATTATGGCCGACTTTTCTCCTGTGACGGATTTCCGTGAAGCCACATGTAGGCAATATGAGGAGAACACGTGCAATCGAGGTGGCTATTGCAACTTTATGCATCTGAAAAAGATTAGCAGGTGATActattattttacttttttagcTTTCAATTTTATATGCACTCAACATGTCCATTAATACTTATTATTCAATGGTTGGTTTGTTATTGCCAGGGAATTGAGGCGGCAACTATTTGGGAGGTATCGGCGAAGGCGCAGCCGCAGTCGAAGCAGGAGCCGAAGTCCATTCAGGAATCGCAATTATGAGGATCGTCcacatggtggtggtggtggtggtggtggtggcggtggttttggtggccgtggtcgtggtcgtggtttTGGTAGACGACATGATGACCGGGATCCCCATTACTTTGATGAGCGAGGCAGGAGGCCCAGGAGCCGAAGCCCAGGACGGAGGAGGGGAAGAAGCCCGAGCCCTGGAGGAAGGAGGAATAGGAGTCCTGTTCGGGAAGGTAGTGCTGAAAGAAGGGCTAAAATTGAGCAGTGGAACAGGGAGAGGGAACAGGCTCAATCtagtaataaaaataacagCAATGTTGATCCCAACGATAATGAGAGCAATGGGTATAATGAAAATGGAGGCCTATACAAtgatcagcagcagcaacagccaCCGCAGCAAGGAGGATATGGCTACTGACAATTGAAATTTGTGGTTTGTACCATACTCtatatcatctctctctctctcttgttccaTAGGAGAAGGGGTTGCATTTTTTCAGAAATCACCAATTTACTAAATAAAGCTTACAGCCCATTTTCCACTGTGCAGGTGGTGTGCAGGTTCACAGTTCTGTGATATGGAATGTAgaacttaatttttatttttgggcccCTCATCTCTCCTTTCTGAGATCTTCCATGATAATTCCTGACTGTGTGCTTGCATGCATGGTGTGCCTGAGAGTACTCCAAGTTTCGCATCGTTCGATTTTTCATCTCTTCATATTCTCAGTTCCCTTTCCATAGCAGAATGAATTTTCCAAGTGTTTTTATTTGAACATTTTCTGTTCACTACCGGATTTCTAcgcaattaaaattttaaaaaattttccttgGGAGCCTGGAATAATTTGAGTGGTTTGCTGTAACTATTTAGGGAAGATAAATGGCTTacgtttttttgttgttgttgtgtgtgCATGCATGTTTCAATGAAACCATTCTATGACCACCGCATTCGTAAAGGGGACCCATTAATTCTCCCATGTTTCTTCTGTATTTGGGCTTTTGAATAATATCTATTCTTCTTTTCCCAGAGTAGTGGTGGTCTTACCTGCTTTATGAGTTTTGCAGGTTCAGGTATCCCTGCTCATGGATCGGGCCTCTTTTATATGGCAGCTTACCATGAAATTTCTGTACAGGTTGGTTGCATTATCAGCGGAGTGACTTGGCAGAATATAACAGATATAATGGTGGAAGAATTGTTGCAGACGCTCTCTCAGATGTCTAAAGAGATGTGCGCAGGTGAGGTTTTCCTTTCAAACCCTACACCCCATCCCTATCAAACTGCAGGTTACTCTTTCTGGATCAGGAAGGAGCGAGCTATTATTTCGTTTACCCTATCAGACAATTTCAGCTAATACTTTTGAGTTTCGTACATGCTGGTTGATGTCGTTAAACGCTATGGAGTTTACATTGAACCGTGTGGGAGTGTTTATTATATTAGAAGGGATAATTGTTCCTCAGTTTTATTGGATTTGTTTAATTTCTAGTTTCATCTAAACTTGGTTTTTGATCTGGAATTTTGCGGCAAGTCATGGTCAACAATGGCCCCTCACACCAACCCTTAAAAAGGAACCAGGCAATGCCTCTCTCTGCTTTGACTTGTTAACGACTGCCTATGATATACTTGAATTGCTTCCTTGCGAATCTGAGATTGATGATTCTAATGATTTGTAGATGAATAGGATGAATATTGTTTTTAATATTTACTGGTGTTAGGGATGGTGGGTACAGGGTACCGACTGTTATCCCTTCCAATAATGACTTTTATTGGAGACCTCTAACTTCCATGTGGGAGGAGAGATCATCGTGAGTAGCGAGGAAGGTCACTGCTGGGAGTTGCATTGGGGGGTCGACTACCAAGTACCACCACACTAGCTGCGCTGGTGGTTAAATGGTTCCCTATCTAACCTCAGTATGTCTCTCTCAAACCCTCCTTAAAATAGATCACTGTCTAGATCTCAATGCGTGGCTCAGCACACTTCAGATTTGAGCTTAGATCCATCTTAATTTCATATCCAATCCAAGATAAAATGAATCCAACAGGTGAGTCAaacatgaacatatgttgaGTACCGTAATGGCCCATATGCATTTCCAAGGTGAAAGCAATGGACGCATTAGAAGTCCCCAGGTGCCTCACAACCTAGAAGATAACCGATGGTGACATTTAATTGTCACCAAACTTGCCATGAGACCCCAAAAACACGGAATGGTAGAAACCTCAAGAATATGAGAATGTGGCCTATATTTGGAAAGATCAAAAAATATCTTCCGCCCAGCATGCATCTTTCAGCATTTTGGGATCTCAACATTAGTTAGTGaataaaatgaaaggaaaatgaTAGCAAAAGGATGCAATATTaagaaccataaaaaaaaaaaaagtagtactTTTAGGGTCAAGTTTTCTTCCGCCCATAGAAGACTGTgcacccaccatcttagggttcacaaatctttcttagggttttagtatgttccaaaatactctcTTGATACCAATTCTCACCCTCTCCAGTCCTTTGGTAAAAGAAAATCTGTGGATGGAGGGAAATTCGATCCTTACTTTTAAATCAAGAGAGGGAACTCAAATTCAATTCCGTTCTCCTTTGCTTTTTCAACCAATCACAAAAGTCAAGGAGGAAGATGGTACCTTAAATGATCCACTCATATCTGTCATGTGACAATTCACCTGATTTTGATTCACAATTGGACCTAATTATCTTCTCTACCTATGAAATTTTAGCCAAAACCTAATTGTACATGTGAAAATGAAGAGGGCTAAATATGATTACTAAAATGACCAAGACTTGAACTAAACAATCCTCAGAAAAAAAGGAACTAATAAATTGGAGAGGGAATGGGATTGCGGAGAGCAGGTTTTTAGTAatcagtatcggtatcagtcaGGTTTACCATAaacctttgttttcttcaaaaaaaatggattatttttttttttaaaaactttttgACCCTTGTCCGTATCGATCCATCGATACGAGATCGGCCATGAATTGGTATGGGTCCACTGGTACTGATACATGAATTGGTATTGGTCCACTGGTATTGATACTATTATGATATGCGATTCTTCATCAAAATCCAATCATATCTTTCCTATTTTACCTTTCCTAATTAGTAGCAATAATATCAATCACAGCTTATCTTGATTGATTGTAAGAATATCCTTAGCCTTAATTTCTTCACTCATTCCTTGTATTCTACATTCTTTTATGTAAATATTCCATATTCCATCATAATAATATACACACAATGCAGCAGAAGTTTTGCAATTGCCAATTTCACATCAAGGATCTTGGACCTTTGAAATACTTCCTCGGCATCGAGGTGGCCCGTTCCAACAAAGGGCTTTATCTTAGTCAACGAAAGTATGTCCTTGACATTTTGGCAGATTGTGGTTTCACTGGCACTCGTCCCTCGGATATCCCGATGGAACAAAACGTCAAATTGAGCGATTCAACTGGTGATGTATTGGCCGATCCATCCTCTTACTGTCTCCTCATTGGTTGTTTGATTTATTTGACTGTCACAAGGCCGGATATTGTTCACAGTGTCAATATCctcagccaattcatgcatcaaCCCCGACAACCAAATTTGGATGCCGCACATAAGCTACTACGATATCTAAAGGCAAGTTCAGGACAAGGCCTATTTTTTTCAACTACATCTTCCCTCTAGCTTCAAGCCTATTGCGACTCTGACTGAGCCTCATGCCCTACTACCAGACTCTCCACCACTGGATATTGCATTTTTATGGGATCTTGTCCAATCTCTTGGAAGACTAAGAAACAGGCTACGGTCTCCAGGTCCTCGGCCGAAGCAGAATATCGAGCCATGGCAACTGCCACCTGCGAACTCACTTGGTTATCCTTTTATTCAAGGATCTCGGTATGCCAATTCACCAGCCCATACCTCTACActgtgacaatcaagctgctCTACATATTGCTTTAAATCCGGTTTTTCATGAATGCACTAAACATATTGAAATCGATTGTCATGTGGTTCGTGAAAAACAGCAACAAGGGATCATACGGCCGACAAAAATAGCATCCATAGAGCAAATAGTAGATTTGTTCACAAAATCACTCGGGCGGGAACAATTCCAATATTTGAAATCCAAGTTGGGCGTTTGCAACCtccacgctccaacttgagggggagtattatgATATGCGATTCTTCATCAAAATCCAATCATATCTTTCCTATTTTACCTTTCCTAATTAGCAGCAATAATATCAATCACAGCTTATCTTGATTGATTGTAAGAATATCCATAGCCTTAATTTCTTCACTCATTCCTTGTATTCTACAttcttttatgtatatattccATATACCATCATAATAATATACACATAATACAGCAGAATTTCTGCAACACATCTCTTTcttatcaaatatatatatgtccCTAAACAGAAacagatgcggatcgaattcgaatttttgaTTATTCATTTAGAGCCCTAGATGATAGTTCAAATGACCCACTCATATCTACCGTGTCACAATTTACCTGATTTTGATGCACAAATAGACCTAATTGTCGTGTATCTACCTATAAACCTAAACTTAATTGTGCATGCGGAAATTAAGAGGGCTGATATGTGTGGACGTGTTATAGCAATTCCAACACAAAGACCCTCGCAACACACATTTTAAAGTAAACTTTCTTCTTATGATAATAAAAACATGTGTGTAATAATAGCTCTTCTAATTCTTTGTTTGTAGCTCTGCCAAGAAGGATCCAAATTCATTAGAG
The nucleotide sequence above comes from Telopea speciosissima isolate NSW1024214 ecotype Mountain lineage chromosome 3, Tspe_v1, whole genome shotgun sequence. Encoded proteins:
- the LOC122653616 gene encoding splicing factor U2af small subunit B-like isoform X1 produces the protein MAEHLASIFGTEKDRVNCPFYFKIGACRHGDRCSRLHTKPSISPTLLIANMYQRPDMITPGIDPQGQAIDPHKVQEHFENFYEDLFEELNKYGEIESLNICDNLADHMVGNVYVQFREEDHAANAVKNLNGRFYAGRPIMADFSPVTDFREATCRQYEENTCNRGGYCNFMHLKKISRELRRQLFGRYRRRRSRSRSRSRSPFRNRNYEDRPHGGGGGGGGGGGFGGRGRGRGFGRRHDDRDPHYFDERGRRPRSRSPGRRRGRSPSPGGRRNRSPVREGSAERRAKIEQWNREREQAQSSNKNNSNVDPNDNESNGYNENGGLYNDQQQQQPPQQGGYGY
- the LOC122653616 gene encoding splicing factor U2af small subunit B-like isoform X2, whose translation is MAEHLASIFGTEKDRVNCPFYFKIGACRHGDRCSRLHTKPSISPTLLIANMYQRPDMITPGIDPQGQAIDPHKVQEHFENFYEDLFEELNKYGEIESLNICDNLADHMVGNVYVQFREEDHAANAVKNLNGRFYAGRPIMADFSPVTDFREATCRQYEENTCNRGGYCNFMHLKKISRELRRQLFGRYRRRRSRSRSRSRSPFRNRNYEDRPHGGRGFGRRHDDRDPHYFDERGRRPRSRSPGRRRGRSPSPGGRRNRSPVREGSAERRAKIEQWNREREQAQSSNKNNSNVDPNDNESNGYNENGGLYNDQQQQQPPQQGGYGY